The sequence GCGGCGGCAATCGATTCCGACGGTTGGCTGCACACCGGCGACATCGGCCGCGTCGACGCGGCGGGCAACCTGACGATCACCGACCGGCTGAAGGACATGTACATCAGCGGCGGCTTCAACGTCTACCCGGCGGAAGTCGAGCAGGTGATCGCCCGCCTCGACGGTGTGGCGGAGTCGGCGGTGATCGGCGTGCCCGACGAGCGGCTCGGCGAGGTGGGCAAGGCCTTCGTCGTGGTCAGACCGGGCGCATCGCTGGACGAGGACACCGTGATCGCCTACACGCGCGAACATCTGGCGAAATTCAAGACACCGCAATCCGTGGAGTTTCTGGACGTGCTGCCGCGCAACCCAGGAGGCAAAGTCGTCAAACCACAATTGCGAGAGAGGATCTGATGGACCTCGCCTTCGAAAGCGAGACGGAGGAGTTCAGGGCCGAGGTCCGGGACTTCCTTGCCGCCAACTCCGAGCACTTCCCCACCAAGTCCTACGACACCGCTGAGGGCTTCGAACAGCATCGGGCATGGGACAAAGTGCTTTTCGACGCCGGCCTGTCGGTTATCGCGTGGCCGAAGCGCTACGGCGGCCGCGACGCCACGCTGCTGCAGTGGGTGGTGTACGAGGAGGAGTACTTCCGCGCCGGTGCACCGGGGCGCGCCAGCGCCAACGGGACGTCGATGCTCGCGCCGACGCTGTTCGCCCACGGCACCGAGGAACAACTCGACCGCGTGCTCCCGAAGATGGCCAGCGGCGAGGAGATCTGGGCGCAGGCGTGGTCGGAGCCGGAGTCGGGCAGCGATTTGGCATCGCTGCGCTCCACCGCGACCAGGACCGAGGGCGGCTGGAAACTCAACGGCCAGAAAATCTGGAGTTCGCGGGCGCCGTTCGGCGACAGGGCCTTCGGGCTGTTCCGGTCCGATCCCGAGGCCGAGCGGCACAAGGGGCTCACCTACTTCATGTTCGACCTCGACGCCGACGGCGTAACGGTGCGCCCGATCGCGCAGCTCGGCGGCGACACCGGCTTCGGCGAGATCTTCCTCGACGACGTCTTCGTTCCCGATCACGACGTGATCGGGCAGGTACACGACGGCTGGCGCGCCGCGATGAGCACGTCGAGCAACGAGCGCGGAATGTCGCTCCGCAGCCCGGCGCGTTTCCTCGCACCCGCCGAGCGACTCGTCGAACTCTGGAAGGCAAACCCGGATCCGGTGTTCACCGATCGGGTCGCCGACGCGTGGATCAAGGCGCAGGCGTACCGGTTGCACACGTTCGGGACCGTCACGCGGCTGGCCGCGGGAGGTGAGCTCGGCGCCGAGTCGTCGATCACCAAGGTGTTCTGGTCCGATCTCGACGTCGCGCTGCATCAGACCGCGCTGGACTTGCGTGGGGCGGACGGCGAGCTCGCGGATGCGTGGACCGAAGGGCTGCTGTTCGCGCTCGGCGGCCCGATCTACGCAGGCACCAACGAGATTCAGCGCAACATCATCGCCGAGCGGCTTCTCGGCCTGCCCCGCGAGCCCAAGGGGACCAAGTGAAGTTCGATCTCGACGAACAGCAGCGCGACTTCGCGGCCAGCATCGACGCCGCGCTCGGCGCTGCGGCGGTGCCCGCTGCGGTGCGCGCCTGGGCGGAGGGCGACACCGCACCCGGCCGCAAGGTCTGGTCGACGCTGACCGATCTGGGCGTGACGGCGCTATTGGTGCCCGAGCGCTACGACGGCGTCGACGCTCACCCCGTCGACCTCGTCGTCGCAGCCGAACGGCTCGGATACTGGGGGGTCCCCGGGCCGCTCACCGAGTCCATCGCGGTGGCACCGATTCTGCTTGCAGACGACGAACGCTGCGGTGCGCTCGCCTCCGGTGAGCTGACCGCGACCGTCGCCGTGCCCCCGCACGTGCCTCGCGCGGTCGACGCCGATTCCGCAGGCGTGATCCTGGTCGCGGTTGAGGGCGAGGTTCGCGACGGCAGTGTGGGCGAGCCGCACGAATCCGTCGACCCGGCCAGAAAGCTCTTCGACGTGGCCGCCACCGGCGAAGCTCGAAGCGTCGACACCGCAAAGGCTTTCGAGTACGGCGTGCTCGCCAATGCCGCGCAGCTGGTCGGCGCGGGTCAGGCCATGCTCGATGGCTCGGTCGCCTACGCCAAGCAGCGCAGCCAGTTCGGCCGCACCATCGGGTCCTACCAGGCGATCAAACACAAGTTGGCCGATGTGTACATCGCGGTCGAGTTGGCCAGGCCGCTGATCTACGGCGCGGCGTTGTCGCTGGCGGAAGGATCGGACGACACCGCACGCGACGTGAGCGCCGCGCTGGTGGCCGCCGCGGACGCCGCGCTGCTCTCGGCCCGCTCGTCGCTGCAGACCCACGGCGCGATCGGTTTCACGCAGGAGCACGATCTGTCGCTGCTTCTGCTGCGGGTACAGGCGTTGCGGTCGGCCTGGGGCGACCCGACATGGCACCGACGCCGGGTATTGGAGGCCTTGTAGATGAGCGAGGAACGAGAGCTGCTGCGTGAAACCGTCGCCGCGCTGGCCGAGAAACACGCCTCGCCCGCGTCGGTGCGCAAGACCATCGAATCGCAGAGCGGCTACGACGAGTCGCTGTGGAAGCTGCTGTGCGAGCAGGTCGGAGCCGCCGCACTGGTCGTGCCCGAGGAGCTGGGCGGCGCGGGCGGTGAGCTCGCCGACGCGGCCGTCGTCCTCGAGGAGCTGGGCAGGACGCTCGCGCCGACACCGCTGCTCGGCACGACGCTGGCTGAGCTCGCGTTGCTCGCCGCCGACGAGCCCGACAACGATGCGATCGAGAAGTTGGCCGAGGGCGCGGCGATCGGAACCGTGGTCTTCGACCCGGGCTTCGTGATCAACGGCGCGATCGCCGATGTCGTCGTCGCGACCGACGGTGCGACGCTGACCCGCTGGACCACGTTCACCGCCACACCCGTCGGCACCATGGACCCCACGCGGCCGTTGGCGCGATTGGAGCCCGCAGGCACGGCGGACATCGGCTCGGACCCCGGCCTTGCCGACATCGCCGCGATCCTGGTGGCGGCCGAGCAGGTCGGCGCCGCTTCGAGGTGCCTCGACCTGACCGTCGAATACGCCAAGGACCGCGTTCAGTTCGGCCGCCCGATCGGCAGCTTCCAGGCCCTCAAACACCGGATGGCCGACCTCTACGTCGCCGTGCAGTCGGCGCGCGCGGTGGTCAATGAGGCCGTCGCCGAGCCGTCGGCGACCTCGGCCGCGCTGGCGCGGTTCTCGGCCAGCGACGCGTTCTCGAAGGTCGCCGCGGAGGCTGTGCAGATCCACGGCGGTATCGCGATCACCTGGGAGCACGACATCCAGCTGTACTTCAAGCGCGCGCACGGCAGCGCCCAGTTGCTCGGCCCACCGAGAGAGCATCTGCGCAGGCTCGAATCCGAAGTGCTTTAGCCTGGCTGAGTGAGCGTTTCGCTGCGCGCAGGCATCCCGCCGTTCTACGTGATGGACGTGTGGTTGGCCGCCGCGCAACGGCAGCGCACGCACGGCGACCTGGTGAACCTGTCGGCAGGTCAGCCGAGCGCGGGCGCCCCTTCGGCGGTGCGGGCGAAGGCGATCGAAGCACTCGAGAGCACCGTCCTGGGCTACACGGTCGCCCTCGGCATCCCCGAACTGCGGACCGCGATCGCGGAGGCCTATCGACTGCGGCATGGACTTGTCGTCGACCCCACCGACGTGGTCGTCACCACCGGCTCGTCGGGCGGGTTCCTACTGGCGTTCCTCGCGTGCTTCGACGCACGCGACCGCGTCGCGATCGCGAGCCCCGGCTACCCGTGCTACCGAAATATTCTGTCCGCGCTCGGTTGTGAGGTCGTCGAGATCCCATGCGGGCCTGAGACGAGATTTCAGCCGACCGCGCAGATGCTGGCCGAGTTGGATCCACCCGTGAAGGGGGTGATCGTCGCGAGCCCGGCCAACCCGACCGGCACGGTGATCCCGCCCCGCGAGCTGGCGGCGATCGCGTCGTGGTGCGTGGACACCGGTGTTCGCCTGATCAGCGACGAGGTGTACCACGGCCTGGTCTACGAGGGTGCTCCCGAAACCAGCTGCGCGTGGGAGACGTCGCGTGAAGCCGTTGTGGCCAACAGCTTTTCGAAGTATTTCGCGATGACGGGCTGGCGGCTGGGCTGGCTGCTCGTACCCCAAGAGCTCCAGCGCGCCGTCGACTGCCTCACCGGAAACTTCACCATCTGCCCTCCGGTGCTGTCGCAGACCGCAGCGGTCGCCGCGTTCACACCCGAGTCGATCGCCGAGTCCGACGCGCTGCTGCACCACTACGCCGCAAACCGCGAACTCCTGCTCGACGGACTGCCGAAGATCGGAATCGACCGGCTCGCGCCCACCGACGGCGCGTTCTACGTCTATGCCGACGTGTCACATCTGACCGGCGATTCACTGTCCTTCTGCTCGAAGCTGTTGGCCGAAACCGGCGTCGCGATCGCGCCAGGGATCGACTTCGATCCCCAGCGCGGCGGCTCATACGTGCGGCTGTCGTTCGCGGGCCCGCCAGGCGATATCGAGGAAGCGTTGGCACGCATCGGAGAGTTCGTCGGCTGACTCGGCGCCACCGTCCAATCGTTGCGCATGCAACAATCACCCAGCCTATTGTCTATTAACACATTTGCTGGCTCGGTTTTCGATTTAAAATCCGCTGAAGGCACTTGTTTGGGGCAGCGTGCCCCGACAGATAGCTCGGTTCGACAGGAAGAAAATATGAAACTCCTCATCCCCATTGCAGCGGCCAGTGCTGCTGCCTTCGCGTTGGCCCCCAATGCCAGTGCCGCTACACCTCCGGTACCAGAGGGCATGCACAAGCTCTGTGTGGCTTCCGGTCAGTGTCTGACTGAGCTGGTTGCCTACAACTGCGGGCCGGACTGCTTCTCCATGGATGTCGTCGATGACCCGAAGGGTGGCACTTTCTACCGCTTCGACCCGGCCACCGGCCAATGGCGAGCCCCCAGCAACGGGAATTGGACGGCAGACGGCGTCAGCTTCACTACCGCAAGCGGAGCAACGGCTACCCTTTCGCCACTCTGACCGACCGACAGAACGGCAGAAATAGTCGCGCACGCAGCGGTGATACTGCAGGGTCAGCGTGCGCTCCAGCCGCCGTCCATGCTGTAGGACGCACCCGTGACCATGCCTGCGGCAGGCGACGTCAGCCAGCCGACGAGATCGGCGACCTCCTCCGGTTCGAGCAGGCGTTTGATCGCACCCTCCTTCAACAGAACGTCGGAGACCACCTGCTCGTCCGAAATACCGTGCGTGCGGGCCTGATCGGCGATCTGCTTGGTCACCAGCGGTGTTCGCACATACCCGGGGTTCACGCAGTTGCTCGTCACACCGTGAGGCCCACCTTCGAGGGCGGTCACTTTGGACAATCCCTCCAGAGCATGCTTGGCGGTGACGTAGGCGATCTTGTACTCCGATGCGCGAAGGCCGTGCACCGACGAGATGTTGACGATGCGCCCGAATCCGTTGTCGTACATGTGCGGCAATGCGGCCCGGATCAGCAGGAAGGGCGCTTCCACCATCAGCGTCTGGATGAAGCGGAAGCGTTCGGGCGGGAAGTCGACGATCGGGCTGACATGTTGGACACCCGCGTTGTTGACGAGGATGTCGGTCTCCAGCCGCAACTCCTCCAGTGCTCCGACATCGGAAAGGTCCACCACCCAAGACTTTCCGCCGATCTCCTTGGCGACCGTCTTCGCTGCGACGCCGTCGAGATCAGCGACGGTGACAACGGCGCCCCGTGAGGCCAGTTCGCGCGCACATGCCGCGCCGATGCCGCTCGCGCCACCGGTGACGAGGGCCGTTCGCCTCTCGAGTGCCGTCATACGACCCCGGCCCTGGCGAGATCATCACGGTCGGCCTCGTCGACGGTTTCCAGGTCGAGCCCCCTCGTCTCTCGCAGGTAGTACACCGCGACGAGGGTGATCGCCGCGGAGATCGCCAGGTAGATCGCGATCGGCACCCAGGAGTCGAAGGTCTCCAGCAGCTTCACCGAGATGGCGGGTGCCGCGGAACCCGCCACGATCGAGGTGACCTGATAGCCAAGGGACACACCGGAATACCGCATCCGGGTGGGGAACATCTCGGCCATGATCGCCGGCTGCGGCGCGTACATCAGCGCGTGGATCATCAGCCCGATGACGATGGCGGCGATGATGAGCAGATAGTTCGCGCTGTCCATCATCGGGAACGCGAAGAAGCCCCACGTCGCCGCGAGCACCGTGCCGACGGCGTAGACGGGCCTGCGACCTACCCGGTCGGCCAGCCTGCCGACCAGTGGAATGACGGCGAAGTGCACGGCGTGCGCGACGAGCATGTAGCGCAGGATCGCGTTGGTGTCCACACCGACGTGCACCTTGAGATACGTGATGGACACGATCACGACGAGGTAGTACATGACGTTCTCGGCGAACCGCAGACCCATCGCGGTGAACACCCCGCGCGGATACCGCTTGAGTACCTCGACCACCCCGTAGGAGACGGCCTTGACCCGCTCGACTTCCTTTTGCGCCTCAACGAAAATCGGCGCATCGGTGACCTTCGTCCGCACGTAATAGCCGACCAGCACCACAACGGCAGACAGCCAGAAGGCGATCCGCCAACCCCAGGACAGGAAGTCTTCGTCCGACAGCGTCGCGGTGAGTACCCACAGCACGACGGTGGCGAGCATGTTGCCGACAGGAACCGCCGCCTGTGGCCAACTGGCCCAGAAGGCACGGCTCTTGTTCGGGCTGTGTTCCGCCACCAGCAGCACCGCGCCGCCCCACTCACCACCGACCGCGAAGCCCTGTAGGAAACGCAGAACCACAAGCAGCACCGGCGCCCAGACGCCGATCTGGGCGTAGGTCGGCAGGCAGCCCATCAGGAACGTGACGACACCGACGAGCAGGATCGCGAACTGCAGAAGCTTCTTGCGGCCGAACTTGTCGCCGAAGTGCCCGAACACCACGCCGCCGAGCGGACGGGCGACGAAGCCGACCGCATAGGTGAGGAAGGCAGCGAAGATGGCGCCGTAGGCGCTGTCACTCGCCGGAAAGAACACCTTGTTGAAGACCAGCGTGGCCGCCGTCCCGTACAGGAAGAACTCGTACCACTCGACGACGGTGCCCGCCATCGAGGCGACGACAACGCGTTTGAGTCCGGTCGGGACCGCCGCGCCAGGCTCGCTCATTCGAGACTCCTTTGTGTGTGACGCCGAACACAGATGTCTGTGAGTATTCCTGCAGGTACCTCCGCCCGCAATGGCCAAAATTGCAGGAGTTATCTGCAAAAATGCAGGTATGACCGCTTCGTCGGGTCGCAGGCCGAGCGCCGACGACCTCCTCGTGTTGCTGGCCGTCGGTCGGTCCGGCCGCTACAACACGGCCGCCGAGGAACTCGGCCTCAACCACACCACGATTTCACGACGCATCGCCGCACTCGAGGAGTCGATCGGCGGCCGGGTGCTGGCCCGCGTCCCGGGCGGTTGGGAGCTGACCGATCTGGGTCGCGAGGCGCTCGCGGCCGCGGAGGCGGTGGAGTCCGCGGTGCGCTCGCTCACCACGGACTCGGAGGGCTCGCGGGGATTGGAAGGCGTGGTGCGCATCTCGGCGACGGACGGTTTCAGCGCCTACATCGCCGCACCGGCCGCCGCACAGGTGCAGCGCAGGCATCCGAAGGTCGCCGTGGAGATCGTCGCGGCCACCCGGCGTGCCACGCAGCAGCGTTCCGGCCTGGACATCGAAGTGGTTGTCGGCGAACCGCAGGTGCATCGCGCGGAGGCGATCCGCCTCGGCGACTACTGCCTGGGCTTGTACGGCGCGCGGGAGTACCTCAGCGAACACGGTTCACCGACGAGCATCGACGATCTGATTCACTACCCGCTCGTCTATTTCATCGATTCGATGCTTCAGGTCGACGACCTCGACCTGGCGGCGAGCTTTGCTCCGACAATGCGCGAATCGGTCACGTCCACCAATGTCTTCGTCCACGTCGAGGCCACTCGAGCGGCCGCGGGCATCGGCCTGCTGCCGTGCTTCATGGCCGATCGACACGACGATCTGGTCCGGCTGTTGCCGGAATCGGTGGCCGTCCGGCTGAGCTATTGGCTTGTCACGCGGCCGGAAACTCTGCGGCGGCCCGAGGTCGGCGCCGTAGTCGAGGCCATCCGAACGCGGGTGGGAGAACAGCGTGACATCCTGCTCGGCATCGACGCGAACGCATAGGAAAGGGGCACCCCTTAGGGGGTGCCCCTTTGGTCTGTGTCGCTAGCGGCTCTGCTGCACGCTGGTGTCCACGTGCGGCACAGTCGCCGTGGGATGGATGTCGTAAACCCAGTCGCGGTGGCCGATGTCGGCCTGAGCCGGGCCCGCCAAGCCGAGTACGGCGGCGGTCAAACCGCTTGCGATGACTGTGGCAAATCCGAGCTTCTTCATTTTGGTGCCTTCTTCTTTCTCTGTTCTGTGGCGCTCGAACCGTGTCGGTTGGAACTCCGTTGCCCCGGCCCTGTCGTTCTCTCTGGCCGGTATGACTCTTCAAACAGGGAGGTCAGGGGTTTAATTCCGGTGGCAGTAAATGATTGGCGGTTGGCACGAATCGCTCAATTGCGTTGCGCGCACAGGCCAGTGCAGGTCTCAAGTCACCCAACCGTGTGCGGTGGATCACAGCTAAACTCAACGCCATGCCGTTCATCGATCATCCGAAAGGCCGCGCCTACTACCGCCATTGGGCGGCGCAGGATCCGCGCGCCGTCGTCATATTCCTGCACGGCTTCGGCGAGCACACCGGCGTCTACCACCGGTACGGGTTCGCGCTAAACGCCGCAGGCATCGACCTGTGGGCGACCGACCAGTTCGGCCACGGCCTCACTCCCGGCCCGCGGGGCGACTTCGGCTCCATCGCCGACAGTTCCGATCTGGCTGACACCCTCACCGAGGTCGCCGAGGGCGAGCGGCCGGGGCTGCCGTTGTTCGCCCAGGGCCATTCGTTCGGCGCGGTGGTCACGCTGACGCGGCTGCTCGATCAACCCGACCGCTACCGCGCCGGCGTGATCTCAGGCGCTCCGCTGGTGCCGATCCCCGAACTTCTCGACACGGAGAGCACGTTCGACCTGGATCCGCTCTGGCTGTCCGAGGACCCGTTCTATCTCGACGCGTTGGTCAACGACCCGCTGGCGTTCATCGACGCCGACGGCGGGCCGCTGGCCCGTGCACTGGACACCGCGTGGGACCGATTCGGCAAGGACCTGCCTACATTGACGGTTCCGACGCTGGCCGTGCACGGTGTCGCCGACCCGATCGCGCCCGTCGGCGCGGTGAAGGCGTATGCGGAACAGATAGACCCGTTGACCCTCAGGGAGTTTCCCGGCGGCCGCCACGACATCCTCAACGACACCATGCACCGAGAGGTGGCGACTGCGATCACCGAGTTCCTCGACGAAGCGATCTAGAGCCAGGTGTCCTCGGTGGTCGTGGTGAGGAATGCCTCGAGGTCGTCGCGCCAGTGCGCAGGCGTGTTCTTGTCGGGCTCGATCCCGGTGTACTGGCCCTTGTAGAACAACAGCGGTCGCGGCTTCTTGTGGGGCACGTCAGATAGCGAGTGCACCGCGCCGAACACCACGAGGTGGTCTCCACCGTCGTGCACGGAGTCCACCGTGCAGTCGATGTGAGCGAGCGTGTCCTTGATCACCGGCGAGCCTAACTTTGACGGGCTCCAATCCATTCCGGCGAACTTGTGGGGCTCCTTCGATCCGAACCGCGCCGAGACGTCCTTCTGCATCTCGTGCAGCACGTTGACGCAGAACTTGCCCGTCGCTTCGATCGCCTTCCAGGACCGTGACACCTTGGTCGGGCAGAACAGCACCAGCGGCGGCTCCAGCGACAGTGCCGCGAACGACTGGCACGCGAATCCGACCGGCGCGCCTTCGTGCATCGTGGTGATCACCGTGATGCCGGTGCAGAACTGCCCGAGCACATTGCGGAATGTGCGAGGGTCAATGGGTTCCGCGGACACTATTACTTGAAGCCGACGCTGAAGTCGTGACCCCAGAGGCTGACCGCGGTGCTCTCCCGAGCCACCCAGTCGTGATCGTCGACTTTCAAGCCCTCACAACCGAATTCGATGTCAAAGCCACCGGGCGTCTTCATGTAAAACGACAGCATCTTGTCGTTGACGTGCCGGCCAAGCGTCGCCGACATCGGCACCTTGCGACGCAGCGCACGATCCAGGCACAGCCCGACATCGTCGGCCTCACCTACTTCGACCATCAGGTGCACGATTCCGCTGGGTGTCGACCCTGGCATGAAGGCCAGGCTGTGGTGCCGCGGATTGACGCCGAAGAAGCGCAGCCAGGCGGGGGCACCGTCGGCGGGCCGTCCGACGAGCTGCGGCGGCAGCTTCATCGAGTCACGCAGATAGAACCCGAGCACGTCGCGATAGAAGTGCAGTGATTCGGCATCGTCCTTCGTGGTCAGCACCACGTGGCCGAGGCCCTGCTCCTCGGTGACGAACTTGTGGCCGTACGGGCTGACGACGCGACGATGTTCGAGGGCGACGCCGTGGAACACCTCGAGGGTATTACCCGACGGGTCGTCGAACGCGATCATCTCGTCGACGCGACGTTCCGCGAGCTCAGCGGCCGAGGCCTCCTTGTACGGCGTGCCCTCGACGTCCAGCCGCTGGCGGATATCTTGCAGCGCAGCGGCATTGGCGGTTTCCCAACCCGATTGCAGCAGCCGGTCGTTGTCCCCGGGGATGATGACGAGGCGCGCGGGGAATTCGTCCATCCGCAGATAGAGCGCACCCTCAGTGGCGCCGGTGCCCTCGACCATGCCGAGCACCTTGAGGCCGTACTCGCGCCATGCCGCGACGTCGGTCGCCTCGATTCGCAGGTAACCAAGCGATTTGATGCTCACGACCCACCTCCAAGGAAATCGATGGTCAACTTGTTGAACTCGTCGAACTTCTCCAGCTGTGCCCAGTGTCCACACTGCCCGAAGACGTGCAACTGCACCTTCGGAATCTGCTTGAGGGCCACCAGAGCGCCGTCGAGGGGATTGACGCGGTCCTCGCGGCCCCAGATGAGCAGCACGCGCTGGCGCAGCTTGTAGACCTCACGCCACATCATGCCGAGCTCGAAATCGGCGCCTCCGAACGACTTTCCCATCGCCCGCGCCGCGGCCAGCGACTCGGGCTGGCTGGCGATCTCGAACCGCTCGTCGATCAACTCCGGCGTCACGAGATTCTGGTCGTAGACCATGATGCGCAAGAACTTCTCCATATTCTCCCGCGTCGGCTCCGCGGTGAACCTGCCGAGCAGCTTGACGCCTTCGGTGGGATCCGGGGAGAACAGGTTGACCGACAGTCCCCCTGGCCCCATCAACACGAGGCGCCCGGCGCGTCGGCCGTTGTCCAAGGCGAACCGCACGGCGGTACCGCCGCCGAGCGAGTTGCCCACCAGTTCAGCGCTTTCGATGCCGAGGTGGTCGAACAGGTTCAGCAGCGCGGTGGCGCTGTAGCGGTTGTACTGCTCGTGCTCGGTGTGCTTGTCGGAGTGGCCGTAGCCCGGCTGGTCGACCGCGATCACATGGAAGTGTTTTGCCAACACCCCGATGTTGCGCCCGAAGTTCGACCAGCTGGACGCACCAGGCCCACCACCGTGCAGGAGCACGACCGTCTTCTCGTTGCCGACGCCCGCCTCGTGGTAATGCAGCCGCATATCGTCGCGGACCTGCGCATAGCGGGAGGTCGACTCGAACGTGATCTCTTGCTGTTGTGCGGTTTCGGCGGCGAAAGACGTCATCAGACCATCGTGTCCGCCGGCGGCAGCCCGAATTCGTTGTTGCCGAAGATCAGGTAGGCGCGTTCGGGGTCGTTGGCGGCGTGCACACGGCCCGCGTGCGCATCGCGCCAGAACCGTTGCACGGGAGCGTCGTTGTTGAGCGCGGTGGCACCCGATGCCTCGAACAGCCGGTCGATGGACGCGATCGCGCGGCCGGTGGCGCGGACTTGGTCGCGACGGGCGCGGGCGCGCAGCTCGAACGGGATTTCCTCGCCCGCCTGCAGCAGTGCGTACTCATCGCCGACGTTGCCGATCAACTGCCGCCAGGCGGCGTC is a genomic window of Mycobacterium sp. ITM-2016-00318 containing:
- a CDS encoding acyl-CoA dehydrogenase family protein produces the protein MDLAFESETEEFRAEVRDFLAANSEHFPTKSYDTAEGFEQHRAWDKVLFDAGLSVIAWPKRYGGRDATLLQWVVYEEEYFRAGAPGRASANGTSMLAPTLFAHGTEEQLDRVLPKMASGEEIWAQAWSEPESGSDLASLRSTATRTEGGWKLNGQKIWSSRAPFGDRAFGLFRSDPEAERHKGLTYFMFDLDADGVTVRPIAQLGGDTGFGEIFLDDVFVPDHDVIGQVHDGWRAAMSTSSNERGMSLRSPARFLAPAERLVELWKANPDPVFTDRVADAWIKAQAYRLHTFGTVTRLAAGGELGAESSITKVFWSDLDVALHQTALDLRGADGELADAWTEGLLFALGGPIYAGTNEIQRNIIAERLLGLPREPKGTK
- the hsaC gene encoding iron-dependent extradiol dioxygenase HsaC codes for the protein MSIKSLGYLRIEATDVAAWREYGLKVLGMVEGTGATEGALYLRMDEFPARLVIIPGDNDRLLQSGWETANAAALQDIRQRLDVEGTPYKEASAAELAERRVDEMIAFDDPSGNTLEVFHGVALEHRRVVSPYGHKFVTEEQGLGHVVLTTKDDAESLHFYRDVLGFYLRDSMKLPPQLVGRPADGAPAWLRFFGVNPRHHSLAFMPGSTPSGIVHLMVEVGEADDVGLCLDRALRRKVPMSATLGRHVNDKMLSFYMKTPGGFDIEFGCEGLKVDDHDWVARESTAVSLWGHDFSVGFK
- a CDS encoding pyridoxal phosphate-dependent aminotransferase, coding for MDVWLAAAQRQRTHGDLVNLSAGQPSAGAPSAVRAKAIEALESTVLGYTVALGIPELRTAIAEAYRLRHGLVVDPTDVVVTTGSSGGFLLAFLACFDARDRVAIASPGYPCYRNILSALGCEVVEIPCGPETRFQPTAQMLAELDPPVKGVIVASPANPTGTVIPPRELAAIASWCVDTGVRLISDEVYHGLVYEGAPETSCAWETSREAVVANSFSKYFAMTGWRLGWLLVPQELQRAVDCLTGNFTICPPVLSQTAAVAAFTPESIAESDALLHHYAANRELLLDGLPKIGIDRLAPTDGAFYVYADVSHLTGDSLSFCSKLLAETGVAIAPGIDFDPQRGGSYVRLSFAGPPGDIEEALARIGEFVG
- a CDS encoding acyl-CoA dehydrogenase; protein product: MKFDLDEQQRDFAASIDAALGAAAVPAAVRAWAEGDTAPGRKVWSTLTDLGVTALLVPERYDGVDAHPVDLVVAAERLGYWGVPGPLTESIAVAPILLADDERCGALASGELTATVAVPPHVPRAVDADSAGVILVAVEGEVRDGSVGEPHESVDPARKLFDVAATGEARSVDTAKAFEYGVLANAAQLVGAGQAMLDGSVAYAKQRSQFGRTIGSYQAIKHKLADVYIAVELARPLIYGAALSLAEGSDDTARDVSAALVAAADAALLSARSSLQTHGAIGFTQEHDLSLLLLRVQALRSAWGDPTWHRRRVLEAL
- a CDS encoding MFS transporter, which produces MSEPGAAVPTGLKRVVVASMAGTVVEWYEFFLYGTAATLVFNKVFFPASDSAYGAIFAAFLTYAVGFVARPLGGVVFGHFGDKFGRKKLLQFAILLVGVVTFLMGCLPTYAQIGVWAPVLLVVLRFLQGFAVGGEWGGAVLLVAEHSPNKSRAFWASWPQAAVPVGNMLATVVLWVLTATLSDEDFLSWGWRIAFWLSAVVVLVGYYVRTKVTDAPIFVEAQKEVERVKAVSYGVVEVLKRYPRGVFTAMGLRFAENVMYYLVVIVSITYLKVHVGVDTNAILRYMLVAHAVHFAVIPLVGRLADRVGRRPVYAVGTVLAATWGFFAFPMMDSANYLLIIAAIVIGLMIHALMYAPQPAIMAEMFPTRMRYSGVSLGYQVTSIVAGSAAPAISVKLLETFDSWVPIAIYLAISAAITLVAVYYLRETRGLDLETVDEADRDDLARAGVV
- the hsaB gene encoding 3-hydroxy-9,10-secoandrosta-1,3,5(10)-triene-9,17-dione monooxygenase reductase subunit, with protein sequence MSAEPIDPRTFRNVLGQFCTGITVITTMHEGAPVGFACQSFAALSLEPPLVLFCPTKVSRSWKAIEATGKFCVNVLHEMQKDVSARFGSKEPHKFAGMDWSPSKLGSPVIKDTLAHIDCTVDSVHDGGDHLVVFGAVHSLSDVPHKKPRPLLFYKGQYTGIEPDKNTPAHWRDDLEAFLTTTTEDTWL
- a CDS encoding alpha/beta fold hydrolase → MPFIDHPKGRAYYRHWAAQDPRAVVIFLHGFGEHTGVYHRYGFALNAAGIDLWATDQFGHGLTPGPRGDFGSIADSSDLADTLTEVAEGERPGLPLFAQGHSFGAVVTLTRLLDQPDRYRAGVISGAPLVPIPELLDTESTFDLDPLWLSEDPFYLDALVNDPLAFIDADGGPLARALDTAWDRFGKDLPTLTVPTLAVHGVADPIAPVGAVKAYAEQIDPLTLREFPGGRHDILNDTMHREVATAITEFLDEAI
- a CDS encoding acyl-CoA dehydrogenase family protein; this encodes MSEERELLRETVAALAEKHASPASVRKTIESQSGYDESLWKLLCEQVGAAALVVPEELGGAGGELADAAVVLEELGRTLAPTPLLGTTLAELALLAADEPDNDAIEKLAEGAAIGTVVFDPGFVINGAIADVVVATDGATLTRWTTFTATPVGTMDPTRPLARLEPAGTADIGSDPGLADIAAILVAAEQVGAASRCLDLTVEYAKDRVQFGRPIGSFQALKHRMADLYVAVQSARAVVNEAVAEPSATSAALARFSASDAFSKVAAEAVQIHGGIAITWEHDIQLYFKRAHGSAQLLGPPREHLRRLESEVL
- a CDS encoding 3-hydroxybutyrate dehydrogenase produces the protein MTALERRTALVTGGASGIGAACARELASRGAVVTVADLDGVAAKTVAKEIGGKSWVVDLSDVGALEELRLETDILVNNAGVQHVSPIVDFPPERFRFIQTLMVEAPFLLIRAALPHMYDNGFGRIVNISSVHGLRASEYKIAYVTAKHALEGLSKVTALEGGPHGVTSNCVNPGYVRTPLVTKQIADQARTHGISDEQVVSDVLLKEGAIKRLLEPEEVADLVGWLTSPAAGMVTGASYSMDGGWSAR
- a CDS encoding LysR family transcriptional regulator translates to MAKIAGVICKNAGMTASSGRRPSADDLLVLLAVGRSGRYNTAAEELGLNHTTISRRIAALEESIGGRVLARVPGGWELTDLGREALAAAEAVESAVRSLTTDSEGSRGLEGVVRISATDGFSAYIAAPAAAQVQRRHPKVAVEIVAATRRATQQRSGLDIEVVVGEPQVHRAEAIRLGDYCLGLYGAREYLSEHGSPTSIDDLIHYPLVYFIDSMLQVDDLDLAASFAPTMRESVTSTNVFVHVEATRAAAGIGLLPCFMADRHDDLVRLLPESVAVRLSYWLVTRPETLRRPEVGAVVEAIRTRVGEQRDILLGIDANA